The following is a genomic window from Campylobacter lari subsp. lari.
AGTATTTTTTCTGTATTCATATTAATCCTTAGTAACCAAATAAACAACCCAAGCTATTAAGGCTATTATTGATAATAAAAATATTGTTGAATGTATATAAAGCAAAGTAATCATATTAGTCCTTGTTCTATTTTTTAAATTTAAAAATCCTTTTACATTTTTTAAGATTATCTTTTGAGAAAATTTCAAGAATAAATAATCCTATGATAATCACACAAATCCCAAGAAATGCAAAAGTTAAAGCTAATATTGAGATGATAATATTAAAAGCTTTTGAGAGGGCATTTAAAGCAGATCTTATTGTTTTTGTAATCATAGCTTGCAACCCTCATAATCAGCTTTGTACCATTTGATAAAATTTAATTCCATATCACCACCTATATACCACTCAGGACCGCTCGCATAAGCATTATTTCCAAGATTATAAGGTATATCAGCTATTACAAGCTGTGCTTTTGGTATATGATACCTTTTGTGGTTTTGAAAGTGATCATTAAATAATTTAGGTGTATGCATTTTCAACCTTTCAATAATTCTTTTGCTTTTATCAAGAGTTTTTTTAAGTCATCTAAGTTAGATCTTAATTCATCCTCATCACACTCTTCCATGTAGTCAATCAACTCTAAGCATTCTTTGTTAATTAAAGCCAAAGCTCTTGCGTGTTCTATGGCTGTGTTAATTTTTTCTTTTAACATTTTTACTTACTTTAAAATGGAAGCTCACCATCATCTTCTAAAGTGGCATCTAAAGTATGAATTTGTTGAGGTTTTTGATTAAAATTTTGTGCATATGGATTAAATGAAATGCTTTGAGCTTGAAACTCATTTTGCTCTTGTGGTAATTTTTTGTGTCTGGCTTTAAAGTTTTTATATGCAACTGGCTCTTTTTGGTTTTTAAATTCATCAAGACTTTGTAGTTTTGAGTTAAAAATTCTACTAAGTACTATTTTATTTTCAACTTGATTGTTTTTATTTAAAAACTCTTCTGTGTCAAAGCCTAAAAGCAAAGTTTTATTTGTTAACTCATCAAGACTTGTAGCTTCTGTTTCTTTTCCGTAGATATTTGCTTTTGTTTTTTTACTAAGATCAAGTTCTTCTATGCCTAAAAATAGCATTATTGCGTTAAGTTGTCTAAAACCTAAGTAGCTTTCCTTTTCGCCTTTTGAAGTTGTGTATGTAAAATCTCCATTCTTTGCAATAAATAAATTAAAATCAGCTAATTTATTGTGTTTTTGGCATACAAATTCACATTTTACAAAAGTATTTGTATGGCCTGTGTTGCCGATAGTATCATATAAGAATATTTTTCTAAAATAGCCACTATATAAACCACCTTCGTTTAAATATTCAAGTAGTGGCTGATAATTTGCCACTTCATAATTTGCTTTAAATGTTGGTATCATTTTTTAGTCCTTGTTTAAGTTCGAATATTTTATTTTTATCATCTAACAATTCTTTTATTTTCTCTCTTGTAAAGATATTGTTGTTTTTGATAAATGCATTTTGTTCTTCTTTATTTAAACCCATATCCTCTAAGGTTTTTCTTAGTTCAAGCCCAAGTTTTTTTAGCTCATTTGCTTCATCTTTTATTAGCGTTGCTTTAGTATTGTTATAGTCTTTGATAGTATCTAATTCGCTCTCATCTAACATTCCAAGACCGCAAATACTTAAAGTAACGCGCCTTTTAGCTTTAGTTATGGCTTTCATTAGAGCATTTGCTAGGTTGTCTCCACCTAAATTTTTAATATTTAAAGCTCCTGTGTCGCAATCTGTTCTACCATCTGGGGTGCTAGCATAAACTGTGACCATATAAATATCTCCTATTTGATTAGCTTCTGTTTTAGTGATAGATACTTTATGGATTTGTCTTAACTGATCTGTTGCTGTTTTTGTTGCATAAAGAGTTAATTTGCCATTAAGTTCAATGTACTCAAAAGGCTTAGTTAGCATATTGATGCCTAAGCTATCGCAAATACTTTTTACATAAGAAGTTCTTTCTTCATCACTTAATTTTGATAAATCTCCTTTAACTAGTGCTAATTCATATGGATTAAAGTTAAAATTATTTTTTTGTGTTTTTTCAGCTACTACTAATTCACTCATTTTATGCTCCTTTTTTGATTTTTAAACACATTGAGATACTTTGTTTTATATATTCTTTTGGGATTTCTAATTTAGTAAAATCTAAAAAGCCTTTATAATCAATCGTTGTTCTATTTTGCGGATAAACACTAATATCCAAGCATTTAACTTTCTCACCATTTGCTAGCTCTATAAATTCTTTTTTAAGAGCTTCTAGTTTTTCTTTTATAGGCTTCATTGTGCTTTCAAGTCTAATTATTTCTAAGGCTAATTCTTTTGCATGAGCATCATCAAGTTCTTTGTAGTCGCTTTTTTGATTAACGAGATAATCTTTTATAAACTCATCTATTTTTCTAAGCATAAAATCTTGATATTCCTTATCGCTTTTAACCACACAATAAGTCAAATCATCATTCTCATTTAAGACTGCAAAAACACATTTTTCAAAACCACCTACAAAAAGTTGAAATTGAACTTGAGCGTAGTATTTTGGGCTAGGTTTTTTAAATTTTAACACTTGCTCGTATTCTTCGTTGTTTGTTGAGTATTTAAACTCGTATATTGTTTTTTCATCATCTATACCATCTAAAGAAGCCATAAAAAGCTCATTTTCTAAGCTTTGAATAACAATAGGAGTTATATCTTTTCCTATTATAAATTCCATTTTTGCTCTGATTAATTCCTCATACTCTCTACCTTTTTGCATGGCTTTATTGGTATATGGTTCAAAAAGTCCTTGTATAAGTTCTTTTGCCTTTTCTTTGCTTAAAAAAGCACCTTTTTCACCAATGCAAGAAGCGACTATACTAGCTGTGATTTTTCCTTTTCTAAACTCAAGCCATTCTTTAGAGCCTTGTTCTAATTTTATGATTTTATATTTCATTTGTTTTCTCCTTTAGTGTTTTTATTTTTTTAATTGCTAATTCTTCAGCGTTATCCATAGCTATAAGCCCTAACTCATCAAGTATTTTTATTTTAAAAGAGTAAAGCTTTCTAAGCTCTTTTTCTTTTTCTTCTAAAGCTAATAAGCTTTGATTGATTGCCTTGTTTTTAAGTCTTATGTGGTTTTGGGCTTTGAAAAGCTTTATTTTTAAATCATCATCTTTTTTGAAAAATAACAACATCAAAGCTCCTTTGTTAATAAGCTTAATAGTTTAATGTTTTCAACTTCTATAGCCATTCTTAAGTTATTTTCACTTTTAAATAAGTCTTTAGCTTCTTTTAGTTTTTCTTCTAATAAAACTATTTTCTTTTTATATTCGCTGACTTCATTTGCATAATCATCAAAACGAACATATGCCTTTTTGTTTATTACTTCTGCTCTCATTGATATTCCTTTCAAAATCTTTATACTCAAAAGAGCGCAAAGCAAAAAGGAAAAAATATGTCTTATTGTTTATAATTAAGGAGTAATCGCAATGAAAAAAAACTTAATGAATGTGATGTAAAATCAAAACAAAAATCTTTGCGCTCATTTGAGTATAAAAAGGGGTTTAAGAAAGCCGAAAGCCACGCTCTCTTTCGGTTATTGTGTTATAATTGTATTAAGCTTAGACTAAGCGTGGATATATATAATATGCTCTAAGGATTTTAGATGAGATAATTAACGAGCTTAATTATCTCTTTTATTAATTCTAAAATAAGAATTATAAAATCAATTATCTTGCTCACCAATAACCCCCTTTCTAAAAAACCGAAAGAGTAGCCATACTTAATACAATTGTTATTGTACAAAATTATTTCTTAACCCTTAAGTTTTCTGTCATTTTTAAAGTGCAAGAAAACATAAAATAGCACTATAAACATTTATACTAAGCCAAGTTT
Proteins encoded in this region:
- a CDS encoding lambda exonuclease family protein; the encoded protein is MKYKIIKLEQGSKEWLEFRKGKITASIVASCIGEKGAFLSKEKAKELIQGLFEPYTNKAMQKGREYEELIRAKMEFIIGKDITPIVIQSLENELFMASLDGIDDEKTIYEFKYSTNNEEYEQVLKFKKPSPKYYAQVQFQLFVGGFEKCVFAVLNENDDLTYCVVKSDKEYQDFMLRKIDEFIKDYLVNQKSDYKELDDAHAKELALEIIRLESTMKPIKEKLEALKKEFIELANGEKVKCLDISVYPQNRTTIDYKGFLDFTKLEIPKEYIKQSISMCLKIKKGA